DNA sequence from the Candidatus Omnitrophota bacterium genome:
AAGTTTCTATCGAGCAGGAGAAGGCCTTCGTCAATGCCTTCGGTGATTTTTTCTCTTTCTGCCAGGGCATTACGGATATTTCTCAAATTCTCGTCTCTGAAAATTTCAAGCATTCCGCTCACTCCCCAAAGAATGCATACCGCGCAGATAGCTCTGAAAACTTGAACCGGTATTTTTACAGCTAAAAAAAATGAATCGCTGTTGAGCCAGTTAAATGGGAAGAAATCAGCTTTTGAAACAACCAGTCCGCCCAGGAAACCATAAATAAGGAAGGATAAACCCGCGAGCAAAAAATACTTTTTTAGTTTTAGCTGTTCTAATTGCCGCCGGGAGCACCGATAATATGAAAGAAACCCGAGCCCGCTAAGTACGCCGCCCGGAAAACCTAAGAGATACCTTGTCCAGTTACTTCCGATTTTCCAGAAGTCGGAAGATGCAAACCCTAAAATAAGAATGCAGATCGCTATCAGCGGAGACAGCCACCATGCCAGCGCTTCAGCAATCTTCTTCCGCCAGGCCGGGCACGCATCTTCGGTAATTCTAAAAAGCCGGCGCCCGAATTCAAATAGAAATAAATAAGAAACAAAAAGACAGAACCAGCGGATCAAATCCAGTATTTGATTTCCCCCCCTGATTATTGACCACATATCCAGCCATTCATTTACTCCGTGAATCGCGCCGAATCCCGCCAACAGCCATAAAATATTCGCGATTCGGAAAGAGCTCTCCTTTTTCTGCTGCGCCCAGATGATTATACCCATGGTAACGAAGGCAAATCCGTAAACAAAAAAGACGATATCCAAATTATTTTGAAACCATTTACAAATTAATTCCATTATTTTAATCCTCCATTTACACTTATGTTATTTAATACACTGTTGATTTCTTTTTCCAGTTCTTCTCCCTTAAACGGCTTTTGCAAAAATCCATCAGCACCGGCGGCAAGTATCTTCTCTCTGACACCCTCACGGCCATCACCTGTAATGGCGAGGATTTTTATCGCGGCATCATAGCTTTTGATTTCTGCGCACAGATTGTAACCGTCGTGGCCGGGGAGCCTTATATCCAGGACAATAACATCAAAATTGTTTGAGTGTAAAATCTTTGCGCCGGAAAAACCATCGCCGGCGGTAAATACTTCGTATCTCCCTGTCATTTCCAGCGCTTTCCGTACGAAGCTCAGTAATTGTATGTCGTCGTCAATCACCAGCATTCTATATATGCAGGGAGATTGATTGAGTCCTCTTAGTTTTTCTTTACAAGGAAACCTGAGTACAATACTGGTTCCTTTCCCTTTGGCACTCTTGACTTCCACACTTCCTCCGTGTTTCTGCATAACGCCATATACTTCTGAAAGGCCCAGGCCAGTTCCGACATTCACCGGTTTTGTCGTAAAGAATGGATCAAATATTTTTTTTATGACCGTCTCGTCTATCCCCTCGCCATTGTCTTCTATGTCTATAGCTATCTCATTCCGCTTTTTATCAAATATCGTAGTTATTTTAAATGTTCTTTTTTTAATGTCTTTCATGGCATAAATACCGTTTATAATAATGTTTAAGAGCGCTCCCAAAACCTCTTCGCGGTCTATATTGATATTGGACAATTGGCCTTTCTCCCTTTTCATAAAGATCCCCTCTGCTTTAATATTGGCAAGGCCGATCGCTTCATCAATGATTTCTTCAATATTGTAAAAGTTTTTATTCGGCATCTTTTTTTCACGGCTCAATGACAGCAGGCTCAATATTATTTTCTTCATTCTGAGCGATTCCTTTTTTATTATGGCGAGATTTTTCTTATCATCATCATTTAACCTGTCTTCGGCAGTCAGTGAAATAAGGTCATTCAGCGAAACTATTGTGGTCAGCGGATTATTTAATTCATGAGCAACGCCGGCGGCAAGACGGCCCACCCCCGCCAGCCTTGACTGCTGTAACATTTTTTTCTGCATTTTATCCTGTTCGGTAATATCACGGGTAACAGTGACGAGATAACTGATTTCAGAATTTCTCCGTTTATACGGGTAGTAGGACACATCAAAGTAGCGGGTTGGCGATGCTGAGAATTCGAAAGCTTCGCTGTAATGAACTTCCTCGCCGTTTAAAGCCCGGTCAATATAATTTTTTATTTTTCTTTCAAAAGTCTCCCTGCCCCATATCTCCGCGATGGTTTTACCCACGATTTCTTCCCTCTTTCTGCCGTGCGCGCGGCAATACGCGTCATTGGCCGCCGTGTATGTATAATTACGGTCAATTATCGTCATTAATTCTTTTGAATTATTAACGATGAATTCGTATTCTTTTTTTTCATCATACAGTTTCTTCAGTTCATTGCCCGTTGAAAGGTACGCGATAATCTTCTCCCGTTTTATAACTGACAAGGGTTCATTATTCTTACCCATAAGCAGGGAAATTTCCGCCTTTTTATTGTCCATCAATTTAAGAGCTTCTTGTGCCGAAACTGAATCAGGTATTTTTTCAACAGCCGTTACAGGACAGTCCGCCAGTAATCTTGAAGAAGGATATCCTATAATATGCCGCAGCGGTATTATTCCTTTTATTTCTCCCCTGAACTTTACTACAAGATAATCAATTTCTTTGCCGTCAACCATCCTGACCGCGTCACCGATGCTGTGAGAGCCGGAAACCACCGCGATATTCCTTTCTGATAGTTCTTTAACGTGTCTCATTTTACGTATATCTCAGCCCTGAATTTCCCTGGACATCCTAATTCCAATATCACATTTAATACTTAGCATGCATTCATTGCTCATTATAGCGGCAGTTTCTTCTACTATTGTATCAATCAGGGCTTGCCGGTCCGCCCTGAGAAAGAGCTGCTTTTTTATTAACAGCGCTTCTATAGTTTTATTCGAAAGCCGTATAAGCTCAAATTTACGGTGCGCCACCGTGTTAAGCATCTTGAGCGCCGCTGTCGGCCCTATGGCGCAGCTTTTCCCGAGCACCAGTATATCGCCGGCCGGCGGGATCTTAAATGTTGACAATTCCATATTCAAAATCGCCTTTTTTCGTTTAACTGAAACTTTTTTCATCACGGCCTCCTGTTTTCTTCCTTTTCCCGATTCTTCCCCAGCAATTCATCAATTTTAGCCATCAGTTCTTTCATCTCAAAAGGTTTACTCAGGAACGCGTCAGCTCCGCATTTTATGATTTTGTCTTTAATGTCCTCGGTATTGTACCCGGTAACC
Encoded proteins:
- a CDS encoding response regulator, encoding MRHVKELSERNIAVVSGSHSIGDAVRMVDGKEIDYLVVKFRGEIKGIIPLRHIIGYPSSRLLADCPVTAVEKIPDSVSAQEALKLMDNKKAEISLLMGKNNEPLSVIKREKIIAYLSTGNELKKLYDEKKEYEFIVNNSKELMTIIDRNYTYTAANDAYCRAHGRKREEIVGKTIAEIWGRETFERKIKNYIDRALNGEEVHYSEAFEFSASPTRYFDVSYYPYKRRNSEISYLVTVTRDITEQDKMQKKMLQQSRLAGVGRLAAGVAHELNNPLTTIVSLNDLISLTAEDRLNDDDKKNLAIIKKESLRMKKIILSLLSLSREKKMPNKNFYNIEEIIDEAIGLANIKAEGIFMKREKGQLSNINIDREEVLGALLNIIINGIYAMKDIKKRTFKITTIFDKKRNEIAIDIEDNGEGIDETVIKKIFDPFFTTKPVNVGTGLGLSEVYGVMQKHGGSVEVKSAKGKGTSIVLRFPCKEKLRGLNQSPCIYRMLVIDDDIQLLSFVRKALEMTGRYEVFTAGDGFSGAKILHSNNFDVIVLDIRLPGHDGYNLCAEIKSYDAAIKILAITGDGREGVREKILAAGADGFLQKPFKGEELEKEINSVLNNISVNGGLK
- a CDS encoding response regulator, which gives rise to VTGYNTEDIKDKIIKCGADAFLSKPFEMKELMAKIDELLGKNREKEENRRP